aaggacTTTAAGTTAAACAGAAATTTCCAACGTCACAAAACTGATTCCGTTAATATGCTTATATTTTAATGTAAAGTCACGGATTTCCACgcaatttttcttaaataaaatttttctttgtaaCTCCACACACTTTTAATGTAAAGTTATGATTAATGTGCTGATATGTACCATTATATTGGCTTCTTAGTTATGCTGGGGATTTATTTCCAAACAAAGTATTATCATAGTTACAGAAAATGTACACAAATTAAGTGACAATGAagttagtcttttttttttttaaccatgaAAATCTCcaaatctcttttttttgttcttttgattataccTTAATTAGCCAAAATTCATTGTACCTCGGTTGTCTAGGTTCACTTGACATAACATAATTGtaaaatttatacacattttctCTCCAATTTTGGTAATTTATCCCTAGCTCTGTATATCATCTAAAACATATGGTGTGGaattcaaaaatggaaaattaaatATTCATACAAACATATCACCTTCAAAGCTCTTTGGGGAATCAATTATGTTACTAATGCCCTGTCCAGCAATTAGCTCAAGCAGCAGAAAAACCAAGTTGCAGACATCCTTCTTAAAGGAACTTAAGTCCCATACTTCATTCTTTGCAAAAATTCTCCAATTTGAAGAAGTAAAATATGATTCTAAAAAtttagcaaatctcaaagttgGATATCCTAAATCCAAACCTAAGATTGAGCATACATCTTCAACCAATTCTATCCTGATCAAGCCACGTAATGCCTTTTGCAATCCCCATTGCAATTTTTACCTTAAACCTGTTTTGAGCAGAAAAGAGATGATCATAGAGGTTTCCCACTTGGGCTATCATATGCCTCCAAGAATCATGAGCTCAAACATAAATTGTTAATCAATTCTATCAAAATGATGGAGTTTGAACctcaaatagaaaaaaaaaaaaaaaaaaaagataacaaaGTTCCTTGACGGCAAATTGACACGTGTTTGAAAAGAAATAGCACAAAACCATCATTAAATTCAGCGAAACGAAATTACACAAAATAGGCCAACAGCAAAATATCTGAATAATCTCATTGATTGTTTCGACCATATCTTGACAAGAAAAGAGCCATCAATCCTTTCCAACATTTACCTCCATCTTCCACAAAAGTATCAAAGAAAGCCAGATCGCACAGATGATCAATTACAATCTGAAGAGGAAAAACCACCGTAGCATGCACTCCCTGATgatatcattaaaaaaaaaaaatagagcaatAATTAGTTGTTTGCTCATCAATTTCAATGTGCTTGTGCATGCATTACAGGCAACTGAAGTACAAAAAAGCTACCAAATGGTAAATATAAATTAAACTTGTTTAAAAATGAAAAGCATGATTATTTCTACAAGCCAATTAACGGTAATGACAAAAAGGGAAATTACCAGATATTGCACCAGCTGATGCCCTTCAATCTATGATGATCTCCAGATTCACATTTCCATAATTTTTCTGTGCTTCTTCAATTTCCCGTACTAAAGATTTGACACGATCTCCGCAATGGTCGATCTCAATCGTTTCAAGAGTTGATATACGCCCTAAACAAGAAGGCATCATTTTCAAAATACGAGTACTGTCGAGATTTAATTGCTGAAGACACGGGAAGTAATCATCACTGTCAGGGTCTGTCTCTGTCCACTCCACAACCTTAAAATATGTCAAAGTCAAGACCCTGAGTTTAGGGAATCCTCCTTCCATCAGCTCCCATCTTTGGCCGTCCATTGACTGCAGTCTTAATTCGAGGACTTCAAGGTTGGGTAGTTCTTCAATCAATGACATTTTACTACAGGGAAGACCCAGATTTTCAAGactcaacttcttcaaattcatgGGAAAGGGAACCTCAACATGTTCCCATGAACCTGAGGAGTAATTGCCCCACCAGGTGAGTGATTCTAGGCATTCTAGTTGACTCATGTTCAACACTCCATTTCCAGTGTGATAATCGGAAATTTTAAGTTGGCGAACGTTGGGAATCCTTCTCAATAAGTTCTCTCCCTCTTTAAAAAGACACAAGCAAGAGAGTGTGTCTAAATTGGGTAAAGTGGAGAGGTTTTCAACACCGTTGTCGTTGGAAGGCAGATGAATAGCAACGCGCCCTCTTACATGTATATGCCTCAACTTCTTCATGTTCCAGATGCTATCTGGCAATGAAACGACCAAGTTGGAATGTAgccaaaaggtttccaaatgTGAGAGCTTGGCTATAGATGGTGGAATGAATTGCATGTCCTCTGCTTCAAGGGCTAAGTACCTCAAACAAAGAAGTGACTCGACTTCAGCTGGAAGCTCCTTCAGCCTTAGGTTAATGCCCTCTAAATTCAGAACGTTAAGATGTTTGTAGATGCAAAAAAGGAAGGAGATATTAAACAACTTATCATATCTTGGAGTAGCATCAAAGAGTAGCAGACTGGCTAAATGCGGACAAAATAGCCTTGACTTTATAAAATCTTCTACACTGGAGCAAATGGACAACCGAGGTAGGTTGGGAGGCTCATTAAAGGTAGAAAGCTCATCATATCCTCCCAGGACCTGAaggaatttcttttctttcgccTTGCCCTTACAGAACTCAAATATCAAATCGTGAATGTAACAAGTTTTGACTCCACCAATGGATCTGTTCTTACCTACCATAACTAggtttcggccaattaggtccATCAGATATTCTTCTGCAATATCCTCTGATTTCTCTCCTTCAATTATTTCCACAAATCCTTCTGCAATCCATAGACACATCAACTTCTTGGCACCAATTTTTTCATCTTCTGGAAATGCAGCAAAATACAGCAAGCATGCCTTCAAGTGATATGGTAAATGCTCATAACTGAGCTCCAATGACTTCTTCCACTGGTCTGTACCAGACACCATGGTTGAAGTTAAACTTTCAGCAAACTTTTCCCAAAGCAAAATATCATGCTTTATAGTTGCTAGAATTCCAGCTACAACAACAACTGCAAAGGGTAATCCCCAGCACTTTTTGACAATCTCCATTCCCAATTCATGCAATGCTTGAGgacattcttcttcttctccaaacACCTTCTTCTGCAGCAATTCGAAACTCTCTTCGACAGTAAGGCAGCGAATCTTGTGAGGTTCTCTACCATATTGAACCTGTGAAGCTACATTAGAAGATCGACTCGTGAAGATGATCCGACTTTGGTTTTTGTCATCTGGGAATGAAATTCTCAGCTCATTCCATACCTTAATGTCCCAGACATCATCAAAAACAACAAGATACCGATTCTTCAATAGCCTTTGATAGAGCTTTTCAAGCAACGCATGTTTATCCAGATTTTGAAACTCATCCTTCCTAGAATGTTTGCCATCAGAGCACAAAATTTGAAGTAACACATTTTTCATGTTAAATTCTTGAGAAACAGTACACCAAAGACGAATGTGGAAGTGACAGGTTACTGAACtatcattgtaaacttttttgGCTAAAGTTGTCTTACCAAGCCCAGCCATTCCCACAATGGGAACAATTTCCACCTGTTTTGATCCCCATCTAAGTCGTCCAATTACTTTTGCTGCCTCATCATCAAGACCAACCATGATTTCACGAGCTATTGGCATTTTACCTTTTGATAGCATGCGGCTGGAAGTCTGGCTAACTTCTGGTGCTCTTAAGCTATGAGAGGAATTAGGAAGACTCTGTATAGTACTTGAGATAAGTGGTTCAATTACTTTTTCTGCCTCATCATCAAGACCAACCATGACTTCATGGTCTATTGGCATTTTACCTTTTGATAGCATGCGGCTGGAAGTCTGGCTAACTTCTGGTGCTCTTAAGCTATGAGAGGAATTAGGAAGACTCTCTATAGTACTTGAGCCACTGATCTGATCCTTAAAATTCTTGATATGGATGTTGGTACTAGCCAGCATATCACAAAAATCAAGAACCTGGGTGGATCCTGAGAAGCTAACTTCTCCTTCTATCACTCTGCTCAGAGTGGGCGTGAATATTATAATGCCTGCCTCACCAAGGAGAGctccaattttttcattttgttcatcCATCATCTCATGATGCTCCCTTAAAATGCTTCTCAAAAACCTCAGGCCTGCATAGAGTATTCGCATTTGATCTTTCATAGAATCTACAAAGCTAGACCTGCAGCATAACAACTCCCAGAGACGACTTATCAGAGAATCATTGAAGTTGTTCAATATCCGCTCATCCATCACTGCTGTATGTAATGATGCTGAGGAGTTTGAAGCTGCAAGTACTTCCTTATAAATCTCGTAGACATGAAAATCAACCGCTCTGATGCTGAGGAGTTTGAAGCTGCAAGTACTTCTGTACTCAACATTTTTCCAAAAGGACCACATGTAAGAGAGGCGTGCTGCGGTCAAAGCCACCACTTCAAAGTGAGATAATAGCAAGGCAGGAATATCTGCGGTTCCTCGCATTTTGGCAAAGGGAATGAAGCTTTTCAAGAATGTCAGCTTTGCTTCAAGATCTTGGATTTGAGCAGTCAAAGGAGCACTCAAAGGATCATATTTATGAATTCGCCAATTCATATAGTCATTGGTCAAATCTGCTAGATTTTGCAGGATGAGGTCTATGAATTCCAACAGTTCATCATCTGTCACACAAGAATTTGATTGAAATGACCTGCTGCTTGCCAAAGCAAGgtaaatttggatgatttcttgCTTGAGTGATGTGATCTTTTTCTCAATTTCGCGGAACACTCCACGAGCAAAAATAGAATTGTGAATAACCCattcatatttttccatttctaaTCTAAGGCAAAGAGACAGAATGTCCTCCTCGGATTTGTGAAAGGTATCTTCGATACAAGATAAGAAAGATGGAAGACTCACCTTCTTCACAACATTGTCAGATTGCAAGTACAAATGAACAAGGCTCCACTTTCTAGCACACATAAGAAACGTTTTGAGAAATTTCATGTGTCTGATTGCATCACGAACATCCAAAAGAAGATTACCACCAACATGCGAAAGAGAAAAATTGTCTCGGAATCTGTTCAGAAGCAACTCTAGACCAAGTAAGACACGATCGATGCTGCAAGTGGTGGCCATCTCCATCTCTTTTCGAGGGATTTTCGTCAGTTTCACTCTCAAATTTTAAGAGAGAAACAAATCTCACTAACTGCAGAGCTAGCAAAGCATTTCTTTCCTGAAAATGGCTTATTTGTTTCTGGTGAGAAGGTGAAGAAGAGTATTGAGACAATCAACCATTCAACTAGGTGGAATTGGCATCAAGGTGGATCCCAGGCAATGATAATCAATTATTCAACTAGGTGGAATTGGAGCTAGGCACCCAAAATCCAAATTCATCTTGAACTAATCACAAATGGAGGAAATTGATAAACAAGATTAGTTGACTCTGTCATCAACATTTTATTAGGGAAATTTGATATTAGGGATCACATAAAAGTCTATGTTTTAAGACAATAACAGCAGTGGTTAGGGTGATTTAAGAcactttgatgatattattgCCTCAATAAAGTAGTGGGTCCGATTTCATAGAATTATTCGGAATGATTGTATTCCATTCTTGCGCGTCCCTGTtttaatatgtttttttttttttttgcttcaagCATCCACAGTTTAATATGTTAAACTTTATAATTAGGAAGAacagaaaacaaagaaacatcaaaatataaatgatcCAAGAGACGTCACAATATAAATGATCTAAGTATAATGAACCTTCAAGCTAGCTCTctaattttcttcaattgttttctttctttagcAAACCACTAAATTTGATCACTTTCTCTTCTAATTATCTCGTATTAATAATCATGACCATTGATCTTGGAGATTAATAACCATGACCAACAAAGTAAAAGGTATGAGAAAAAATAATTGAGGGCTTCTTCAACCCTTGATATTGTGGAAGTAGAGAATTTGGGATTTCTGCAATTACTAGTGTCAATTATATCATAAAATATATGCATTACAATAATAAATGTAAACTCTAAGATAATAAATATAAACAGTAAAACGATAACCTGCAAAATTAATGTTGCCAATATACAATGGTCAAAGAAAATGATTGGATTAAAGAAGTGAAAATTGCTACTAATTTGTAGTAGTACTTCTTTTCAAGAGTCAGGACTTAAATGCACGCTCATTATTGTACAAAATTATCTACTTAtttcataaacacatttttcaatcattttttttatttcatatatatcacatcaaaaaaataatataatactttttaaaaaaattattccaaataatctcaTATTCAAAAGCAAGTTATATGCCCATTTCAGTGTTACTTGGGCCATTGGAAATTAATTCTAGTCTTCTCATTAGTCATTAGTCTTTTTTCCACATTCTGGGGGGTCCAATTGGAAAATGAGAGAAATGGGAAACTGGCTAGGGAACCAtcactttccttgctttttaATACAGGGCTTAAGGGTATAATGCCACATACCTATTTTTAAATGTTTGATATCAATTCTTAGAATTTAAGTGGAAAACTTCCACGAGTCAACTAAGAATTAGTGGTAATAGTCTGAAGAGTTAGAACCGAAATGCAGGCTAATACAAGCATGTACTAGTTACTGGGCTATTAGAACTCTTAAACATTTTTATTGTCTTTCTTCCCCATTCAGGGGATCCACGTGGAGAATTCGATAGATTGGTGAAGACCGAATAGTGTTCTGGTCAAGCATGGCTAGTGGACGATCCCTTTTCTTGTTCTTTAATTCAAGTTTCGGCCTTCAATTAAGGGGCAATGTTTTAGATAGGAGAAGATACCATTCACATTGTGCAACCGACCTCTAGCCTTGTAATTCTTACTTGCTccattttttatttgtgagcAGCTCTACTCAGGTTTTTGGAGACTCAAATGATACAGTGAGAGAGggtttgaatttaaatttctcatttatatatttttttcgaACCATCCAACCCATCTCTTTTCTCGTGGCCAATTGGTATATGTCGCATGAATATTTTCAtattcttttgtgattgaattTAAGGAATAATTTCAAACCTCCTCTgagatttttaacaatttcaatgAGATCCCTTGAGATTTtagaaattacacttaccttccTTACCCACTTAAAATGACAATGTTAACCTTACCATTTTAATGAAGCTCCCTTGTTGGGTACATATAGAAAGAATGggatttataattattttttctttttttttctcttcttattccTCATTTTTTGTTCATAGTTTACAAGTAAAACTGCATAACTATAAACTATAAATATTGATTCTAGTCGCTATCATTACCAAATGTTGAATTAGTGACCTTTTTTGGACAACTTTGAATGTGATCTAATTTTttgttgatatttttttttcttcgcaCCAAAAACAACagtgatttaaaaagaaactgTCCAAAACTATTACTAAATTATTGATATCTCtaacatttcaaaaatctaCAAACTCTAAAACAATTATGATAATACTTTCTTCTCCAACCTTCAGGGAATATGTACCCCTAGTAAAGCACTATGTACAGTAGCCTATCATAGTGATGAAACTATTGTAATAATtgtttattaaataataaatataggTATTGAAAATTTGATGCTTTTTCTTTATAGTTATGCTATATATCTTACAATTGTTTTGGAAAGCAATATAAACTATATAAACCAAGGACATTTTAGcaagttcatttaaatttttgacCAGGTCTAAGGTTTGATTACCAAATCTGTaaaatcaagggaggtaagtacaatttttaaaacctcaagggagcttAGTGAGATTATCTGAAACCTTAgaggaggtttatgaaattatccctgcTTATAATCAACTTTGAAGTGCTACAATCAACATACTGGGCAACGAGAATAAACTCCAAACTATGAAAGTACATGATTTGGAATGATTATAACAAAACCAGTAATATACTTCACCTAGGTTGCTGAAAATTATTGGGCAACACAGGATCCGTTTAGAGGTGGGCTGAAGTGAGAAAAAGTCCACAACGCAGCACAACTTTAAATTGGGGAAGTTTTGGACTTTTTATTTGATGTTCAAAAGGCTTAGTATTTGGTGTTCGAAAGCCGTACAATTTAGTTCATTGAACCCTAATTTTGGGGTCAAATATTGTTTGGGGTATCCACAATTACCCTTTATTACACCGATGCATTGTAAACTCTCCCTTAGTAAGATTATAATGCCTATTACACGCATAACAATCACTACATGCATAATTGAAGCAAAAAAAGCCGAAAGAGTGGGTCTCATTTGTCCAATTATTCAAAGCTTTGCAATGGTTTCATTTTATCCAATTATTCAAAACTTTGCAGTGGTCCCTTGAATCCAATTTTCAACATGTTTGCAATGGTAAAATAATGGTAGCATTGTTTCAATTTCACCAGTTTGCAACAGTAATTCTTTTTGCACTTTCAATTGTCAAAATTTTGTCTATAAATATTGTTAACGTTTTCTCAATTTCTTACTCTCCCACTCCATCATTTCTCCTACTGCatcatttgttttctttaacctcTTATCTAATTTTTTAAAGCGTTGGGTATTTGTTTAATAATTACCTAATTATTTTTAGCAAATAACAATGCATTTTTTGAAATCCATAAAAATATATACTattagttttcaaaaattaataatattattttttttagaaaataaaaaatttatagaatacaaaattttcaacaaaagttaataatatttttccaaaataaatGTAATTATTTTTCAGAAAATAGATCTATTTATTTACGAGATATGTGTTGAgaactattaaaataaatacatgaTTTAATTATGGGTCCACGCTATTATACTATGTAGAGTGTAATCTACAGTGAGTGATAATATAATGAAAGAGGGGATAATAAATTAATGATATAGCATATGAATTACACTCTTCCATTGTAAATGCCCTTAAGACACCTTCAAGACTCTTTCTcgttttcatatatttttttccgAATTAAGCATCGAGATTTATCTTACCCTACTCCTATACTGTAGGAAGGAGAGTGCCCAAGTGAGTTGGTGGTGGATACTGGATAGTATAGTACCGTGCCCTTTAGATTTATAAGAGAATGGGAGCCAAGTTTACTTGTATACGCACCAAGCGAGATATGGAGCCTCAACTTGATGCACGAGGGAGACTTTGAGAAGTCCTCCTTTCTTGTTTGTTACTTTGTATGCTAGTTTCCTTacatttatttgttttcttatTGTTGAGAAAGGGGTTTGCTCCGGGTTCTTAAACGCTGATATTTCAGCTGCATGTTGGCAGAACATTATGCTAGTTTTATTCAACTAAATTTCGTTCTTAAGTGAGCCGAGaaaatttgtttgttttcttctttttggttgGTTCATGTCAGATTTAGCCaacattttaaagtaatttTGTTGATTTGGACTCATTCATACTCATTGTGTAGTTGAGGAGGGCCATATTGGGAAATATGAAGTTTGAATTCTTTAAGTGACTCAATTGTTAAATACTAAATTTGACacatttgagtatatatatCACATTGAGTGAGAAAGTAAATaacttattatttattttttggaacaaattttaccaaaaattcaATACCACTTACTTAATTCAcatgttctatttttttgttatcaatCATATCTGAACACGTTAAGATCTAAACCCATTAACTTTAGATGTTGAATTAAGCTATCAAACAGGGTCTATAAGACTTTCAGCTcataaaaatcaaaagcaatATTTGCACGTTGGCTTGGTTACTGAGGTTTTCTGGTATCTAATTACCAAGATAAGCAGAaagaacaaaagggaaaaaaaaagaaatagaagaaaaagCATCAGTCATAGGTTTCCATTTGTGTTTTCTTTGAAATTTAGGAAGAAAACAAATTAATTTAGAGCAACAAAAACACTAAAATCTCTTCTCTGGTTCTCCGTTGGGCAATACTCTTAGCAttcatgtttagtttttttttttttatcgcaaCAATAACATTTATAGCATTCAtgtttagttgattttttttggattttttttgctTCAGCAAGAACATGTTTAAGTTACCTCTCCAATTTTCTTCGGTTGTTTTCTTTCTTACTCACATTCAAGTCCCAAaccaccaaaatttgaccaacgAGGTTAATAATCATGACTATTATTTTCCAACGTTAATGACCATGACTGTTAAAGTAAACGCACgcgaaaaagaaaatagaatcAGGGCTTCAACCGTTGAAGTAGTCGAATTAGATGGATAATTGTTACCAGTACAGGCGCACAATATCAGAGTTAGTTCAGGACAAATTTCTCTTTCCCCAAGTACCAGTTAAAACAGGAACAAATCAAATCACCAAGTAATAATGCCAGCagtgataataaaatgcaagaaaaatagaaagcacAGGACACCAAGATTTTTACGTGGAAAATCCAATTGGGAAAAATCACGGGACCTAGTCCAGTCAAAATCTCCACTATCACAATAATGAGAATACACAGGTCTATTCGAAATATTGAGACGACAATAATATCACCACCACCAACCAAATGAAATTGCTACAAAATCACTTCAAAAAATTACAACTGTCAAAGAAGTGAGTTTGGAAAGGTGTTACCAAACGAAGaggaaatctgaaatctgaaccGGTAATGAGTAGATCTTGACAAGAGGATCGCGTGTGTAAAATTTCGTCTCAATCAAGTTTCAAATCACCTTCCAATCGAGACCTtgaagtttctctctctctagctATTTCTCTCTCTT
This Coffea arabica cultivar ET-39 chromosome 3e, Coffea Arabica ET-39 HiFi, whole genome shotgun sequence DNA region includes the following protein-coding sequences:
- the LOC113734760 gene encoding putative late blight resistance protein homolog R1A-3 isoform X2, with product MNWRIHKYDPLSAPLTAQIQDLEAKLTFLKSFIPFAKMRGTADIPALLLSHFEVVALTAARLSYMWSFWKNVEYRSTCSFKLLSIRAVDFHVYEIYKEVLAASNSSASLHTAVMDERILNNFNDSLISRLWELLCCRSSFVDSMKDQMRILYAGLRFLRSILREHHEMMDEQNEKIGALLGEAGIIIFTPTLSRVIEGEVSFSGSTQVLDFCDMLASTNIHIKNFKDQISGSSTIESLPNSSHSLRAPEVSQTSSRMLSKGKMPIDHEVMVGLDDEAEKVIEPLISSTIQSLPNSSHSLRAPEVSQTSSRMLSKGKMPIAREIMVGLDDEAAKVIGRLRWGSKQVEIVPIVGMAGLGKTTLAKKVYNDSSVTCHFHIRLWCTVSQEFNMKNVLLQILCSDGKHSRKDEFQNLDKHALLEKLYQRLLKNRYLVVFDDVWDIKVWNELRISFPDDKNQSRIIFTSRSSNVASQVQYGREPHKIRCLTVEESFELLQKKVFGEEEECPQALHELGMEIVKKCWGLPFAVVVVAGILATIKHDILLWEKFAESLTSTMVSGTDQWKKSLELSYEHLPYHLKACLLYFAAFPEDEKIGAKKLMCLWIAEGFVEIIEGEKSEDIAEEYLMDLIGRNLVMVGKNRSIGGVKTCYIHDLIFEFCKGKAKEKKFLQVLGGYDELSTFNEPPNLPRLSICSSVEDFIKSRLFCPHLASLLLFDATPRYDKLFNISFLFCIYKHLNVLNLEGINLRLKELPAEVESLLCLRYLALEAEDMQFIPPSIAKLSHLETFWLHSNLVVSLPDSIWNMKKLRHIHVRGRVAIHLPSNDNGVENLSTLPNLDTLSCLCLFKEGENLLRRIPNVRQLKISDYHTGNGVLNMSQLECLESLTWWGNYSSGSWEHVEVPFPMNLKKLSLENLGLPCSKMSLIEELPNLEVLELRLQSMDGQRWELMEGGFPKLRVLTLTYFKVVEWTETDPDSDDYFPCLQQLNLDSTRILKMMPSCLGRISTLETIEIDHCGDRVKSLVREIEEAQKNYGNVNLEIIID
- the LOC113734760 gene encoding putative late blight resistance protein homolog R1A-3 isoform X1, coding for MEMATTCSIDRVLLGLELLLNRFRDNFSLSHVGGNLLLDVRDAIRHMKFLKTFLMCARKWSLVHLYLQSDNVVKKVSLPSFLSCIEDTFHKSEEDILSLCLRLEMEKYEWVIHNSIFARGVFREIEKKITSLKQEIIQIYLALASSRSFQSNSCVTDDELLEFIDLILQNLADLTNDYMNWRIHKYDPLSAPLTAQIQDLEAKLTFLKSFIPFAKMRGTADIPALLLSHFEVVALTAARLSYMWSFWKNVEYRSTCSFKLLSIRAVDFHVYEIYKEVLAASNSSASLHTAVMDERILNNFNDSLISRLWELLCCRSSFVDSMKDQMRILYAGLRFLRSILREHHEMMDEQNEKIGALLGEAGIIIFTPTLSRVIEGEVSFSGSTQVLDFCDMLASTNIHIKNFKDQISGSSTIESLPNSSHSLRAPEVSQTSSRMLSKGKMPIDHEVMVGLDDEAEKVIEPLISSTIQSLPNSSHSLRAPEVSQTSSRMLSKGKMPIAREIMVGLDDEAAKVIGRLRWGSKQVEIVPIVGMAGLGKTTLAKKVYNDSSVTCHFHIRLWCTVSQEFNMKNVLLQILCSDGKHSRKDEFQNLDKHALLEKLYQRLLKNRYLVVFDDVWDIKVWNELRISFPDDKNQSRIIFTSRSSNVASQVQYGREPHKIRCLTVEESFELLQKKVFGEEEECPQALHELGMEIVKKCWGLPFAVVVVAGILATIKHDILLWEKFAESLTSTMVSGTDQWKKSLELSYEHLPYHLKACLLYFAAFPEDEKIGAKKLMCLWIAEGFVEIIEGEKSEDIAEEYLMDLIGRNLVMVGKNRSIGGVKTCYIHDLIFEFCKGKAKEKKFLQVLGGYDELSTFNEPPNLPRLSICSSVEDFIKSRLFCPHLASLLLFDATPRYDKLFNISFLFCIYKHLNVLNLEGINLRLKELPAEVESLLCLRYLALEAEDMQFIPPSIAKLSHLETFWLHSNLVVSLPDSIWNMKKLRHIHVRGRVAIHLPSNDNGVENLSTLPNLDTLSCLCLFKEGENLLRRIPNVRQLKISDYHTGNGVLNMSQLECLESLTWWGNYSSGSWEHVEVPFPMNLKKLSLENLGLPCSKMSLIEELPNLEVLELRLQSMDGQRWELMEGGFPKLRVLTLTYFKVVEWTETDPDSDDYFPCLQQLNLDSTRILKMMPSCLGRISTLETIEIDHCGDRVKSLVREIEEAQKNYGNVNLEIIID